TCTCAGCTCCAATTTCTTGAACTCGCTGACTTAGTAGCATCTGAAAGAATAGAGAAACAAGTGACTACTAGCTTTCAGGAAAGCAAAGAATAGCAAAATCTTTGCACAAGATAGGTGAAATATTCTGTTGAAGTGCAACTGTTTGTTCAGCAAATAGCCTCTCACGTTTGGCAGGTTATAcatttttaattcaaaattcTATGTCAAACTAGCAAGGAGATATCAGACAAATCAGATGTTTGCATCATCAAGATACATGTACAAAATATGCAAGATTTCAGTTTCAAACCTGCAGCCAAAGCCCATCATTCACAGCTTTGCAAGGGAATCCCATTTCTTCAAGCTGCCTTCTGACACTTAGAAGAGCTTCAAAAGACATATTGCAATATAAAAGAGTGCCAGCTTCAAATATACTGACAAAAGCATCATAATATTCCCTGCTCAGACCATCATGCCCAGTCAAGCAACTTTTCACCTCTCTTCGCCCAACAGTCCTACCACCCCATGATAGAGGAGGCATATTGCATCTTCCCCATTCGCTGGACAGACTTGCATCACGAGAAAAGTTCATGGACATGCTATGTCTTTCATCTCCAGGAAGCCAACTGTTATTATTCAGTTGGTAGCATGAATCTTCCTCAGAAGGTCCTTCCATTGCCATTGTACTTCCCCCCAATCCACAAGGACGAACACCACTTGGCATTTCAAAATTAGAACATGAAGACCCAGTTCCACCACCTGTATATGGAAAGGAGCTGCTTGATGATGCTTGTCCAAGTTTGGAACGGTATTCTGCCAccgtgttggattgttcacatGCTGTTTGTTGAACCTTCTGTTTGCAACTTTGAACCTCAGAGTGTGAATCAACTACCTGATCAGCAAGCTCAACCAAAATGTTGTGCGCAGCATTTTGGCCTTCGTGCTCATCTTTTAAATCGATACACCCGAGTTCAAGTTCCAATCTTTTAGGGCAATCCTCAATCAAGTTATTTCCACTTCCTATAGAATCATCAGCGTAATCAGCTTTTCCCACCTCAGAACTGCAATTTCCAGAGTCTTCGTTCTCCACCTTGCCAAGAGCACCTTTTGCAAGGAGAGCATATAATGCCAGTTCAAACCTTTTCATCAACAGGGATGTTAACTGTTAGTCTATTAAAACCTGGTGAAAACATACACTTTTTAGCATTTAGATTCGTTATTAATCCAATATGGCTCTTCAATTTTGCTGCACCACCATCACGGAGTTTGATTGTTTAGGCTTATTTAAAACAATCCAGCCAGCACAAGAACAGGAAATACGAGGTGTTAGTTTACTTATAATCTATGCTTCTAGATGAGTGGTGATTCATTGTATACCCAAACGAGTGAttcaatcttgaaattcaaatcAAAAGAATAGTTCCTCACCTTTTTTCTTCACTGGGCACCCATAATTCATCGGAAGTCAACAGGGCATGCAAAGTTTGAGAGGATAGCTTAGGCAGCACCTGTCTTATTCAGAGGATTAGGTAAGAGACTATCAGTATTGTCATCGTTATATGCATAGAATGAAATCAGAAAAGATTCTGAGTTGCAAAAGGCATAGATAAAACATCATTCACAAGAAGAAACAATGCATGCAAAAACAGTTTCCATCATCACAGTATAGAAATGTTCAAGTATTAAGCCAAAATCCACAATAGCATTATTCCAATactgtttgaaaaaaaatcatattgtGATTTACTTAAATATCCTTTTAATTCATGATCTATAATCACGCAGACTTATGTGCTTTCCCAAAAACTCTGAGAAACCTATGCAATTAGTGTCTGCTTTCAAGAAGGTGACATAGTTAAGGAAATCAAGGTTTTGTCAGTTTCTTTACAAGtaaaaatacaaaacataaaataaacaTATTATCCATTTCCAATATGGGAAACTTAGTACTCTTCCTCTAGCAAGATTCCAAGAACCTACTCATGCTAATAGTCTTTCAAATTAGCCCCTTCATCCTGAAAACACACTAATGAATTTTTGAAGCACATGTCATTCAAGAGAATTAGCTATTCCATGTTACGAATTTCAAACAATTTCTCCAATAATATACATCAGTTAGGGAATTAAGCTGCATGTTCAAAAGGTAGTTCGAGAAAAAAATTCTCTAAACATCATATGTCACGGTGTTACAGGCATTTCCAGTTGTCACCTCCTTAAGTTCTATGGCACCACTTTGACATAGGTAACCCCAACAAGCGTTCCTAACTCGTTCTCCATATATACCATAATCCTGGCTCTCTGCAAATACCTAGTTGAGAAGTCCAAGTTAATAGTATCAAATAAGCACATGTTGATGATGAAAAGATAGAGATCATGACCAGAAATCTTAAACCTGATATGCTAAGAAGTTTGAAGTCCACAATTCAGACACAATGAAATCTGTGCAGAATGCACACAAATCCTGCATGTAAAACATCAAGGGTTACTATGGCATGCAAGGGAGGTGGAAAAGTCACCAGGAAGATGTGCACACACGTTCAGAAGAGCAAATAAACATGCTAACAGTTTGACAGATACAAGATTAACTTTCAGGTTATCCAAAACTCGTGTTGTGTAGAGAGAGATAAATAATTTGATCTGACAGTCAGATCAGAACCAAATACCCGAAAATTCAATCTCATTTTACTTGATTAACATTGACTTATGACAGCACAATTCAGTACATCCACCAGAAGACTGCTAAAGATGATCACAGGTTCACATGGAGATAAGCCAAGAAACATGCAACAGATTCAAGAAAGGGAAAGACAAGGAACTCAGCTGGATTGGTAAAAATGACCATTTGCCCTATCAAAGGATATGGCTAGAAACACAAACCATACTTGAATATTGAAACTAAGGAAGCCCAGCCATCAACCAGAAGCCCAATCTGGACCCTCCATAATAATGGTCAATAGAACCAATAAACAGGTCTCGAAGGAGTGAAAGCAGAAGCTGGTTCCACAGCTTAAAATTATGACTTCTTTCATCACACTGCAGAGATCTTATCAGTGTGCCAATGCTCATCCTTGTGTATATGAGTAATACAAGTGAATTGGGTAACAAGTACCACATACAGTTTCTATGGTTCATATCAATTTAGTAAATTTGCTAAGCTAACTTACTAGAAAGCAGAACATAAGCATTATTTAATGCTTAAAACCAAAGCACAGCTCTCAATATCAACTTAGTCGATAACCCCAGACATCTTGTTTCCAGAGATTATGGATGCTTAAACATGTCGCAGATAATAATTTCTTAAATAACCATAACTAGATCCCATGAATTAATAAGTACCTGAAGGTCAAGAAAGGATGCAGCTGCAAGAACTCGAAATGCATTATTATCCGTAAGCGTAGGATGATGTCCATAGAGATATGCCAAAGCTATTGAGATAGCCTCCCCATTTACATTGCTATCATCAACATGCAAGGTCAAGATTGGCGCATTAGCTTCTCTCCAGGGTCCCTGAAGCATGTTTCTGCAGCTCAAAGTACAAAAACAAACAACTGTGATCCAAGACATGAGGCATTCAACATACATCTATCGAAGGAATGTTTTTTCTTGCATACAAGCacagcaaccaagttcataaaGCAAGAGGCAGCAAGTCATGCTTGCTAGATTCAACTAATCAAACCAAGCTGCAACAAGGTTTACTCTTCATCAACCTTTTAAGCACAACCTCAAaaatgctttaaaaaaaaaaaagaagcacaaATTCATTAAGTTTACAACTTGTATACATAAGCTCAGCTCAAATGATAATTGACCCAAGCTCGAAGACAATCTTAAAATCACACCAAGGTTGAGCATTGCGGTGTTCAGCATGGTTAGACTCACTGGCATCCTATCAAACAATAATGGGTTTAAGAAAGAAACCAAATCATTAAAACACCTTCCCAACAGAAATTTCCTCCTAAAATTAGTCTCCAGAGAACTCTAATTTCATGATTCTAGCTAAAAGATATGAACTTTACTACATCTTTTCACGAATTCAGACTAAAATTACACGATTCCCACCATGCAACAGCAGTTATGTctataaacaataaaaaagagtAGGAAGAACAAGGACCTGAAGTAAGAGCTACGAGATAGAATTAAGCGATGGAGATGGTAAGTGGACCCCATGGCATGCACGATGACGTCTGAGAAAGCGCCATTATTGAAACCTTCCAATTGGATGTGGTCACAAAGGGAAGTGAGATTACAATCCAGTGCCGCTGCCCGGAGCTCACTGGCGCTGCTCTGGTCATTATCGGACGGCGTATGGGAAGGCTGTTTCGGCATTTCAATGCTAGGGCTTGGTCCTCCTCCGGCTCCTCCGCTGTGGCTGTAAGGTCTCTGATTCTGAACCGTCCGTTGATGGTGGTGCTGCCTAGTGAGAGTAGCGTTAGGGTAGTGTGTTTCCATGTTATTATATCTAGTGCGTGAGGTGTGTGAAAATGGTTAGTGTTTGGTCATGGAGAAGTTTCAGGATTGTTTGGATTGATGCCATTCTTTCTTGGAGACAAATGGCCTCCTCTATGAAATTTCTGAGAAGAGAAATGGAAATCTTCCtcgggattttttttttcccccttgacCGAAACGAAATTAACGGGCCATTTTGGCGAGAGGACTTGTAGTTACCAAAAGGCTCTTACTCAAAACGACATACAGAAACGCCGGTTGTTTCAAGCATTGGTAGGATTTTTCTATTATGTATTGATGGGCACTCGTTTAATTTAATACAGTACTACAATTTACCGCTTAAACCGGCAAACACACATTGATCATTtaaatacttttttttaaagtaagaAAAAATTTGGATGAATTCGACTTCGATCACTATCACAAAATTAAACTTCCAGTCATTTACCAGGATTCTTACGTATCACTCAACGACACACCTTTTATACGATAGTAAGATTCAAATACATGACCTTTTGCTAAAAAATGATCCGTTTTTATCAATCGAGCCAATTTGTATGGGTCATTCTAGTATTTCTATCTCGATATTCAAGACACACACTAGTACTACTTTATTACTTTGAAACATTTTAGTGCATATCAGACACTAACGCGAATTAGCTTTTATTCTTTCAAAaatatgtgtttggattgtatattATTACACCTTATTTATAACCTATTTACACACACTAATTTACTTGCATCatcaatacatttttcaatcatttttttatctcacatacatcatatttaaaaagtgctacagtatttTTCACAAAATGATCGCAAATAATTTACCATCCAAACACACTCTGTTGTGAAACTTATCTTAAGCGTTGATAAGGCACTCATTAGACAAACCAATGCTGTTATTACTCCTTGCACATAAACAGTCTCGTGATTTAACCTCGCTCTTTTAAAATATTGGCATTTGATTCCTTCTTAACTCTCAATAATACatggattttattttttttattttgtgagtGAACAACGTTTCCTTTCGAAACTGGAAAGAGGAGCAACGGACATGCGCTTCCACCCCTCGTGATTGTAAAATTGACTAATACTTTTTATTCTTTGAAGTTGACAAACACCCAATAAAAGGCACAATTATTACGCTAATGAGTTTCAATTATTGCTTTACTAATAAGAAAGAACCGCTTTAAGTTTGATTTACTTGATCAACTCTTTCTGGACTGGAGGAGGAAGCTGCTATCATTACAGGTATTTCTTTTCCTAAGAGCCAAGTCAAGGACCGATGGATATGGCACCACGCAAATTTTTCTGTCAAAAATGGCCTACCATGCAATTTTTCTGACGATAGCAGCTCATGAAGGAATTGTCAACTAGTGGCCTATAATTCCACGCTAGAAGCAAAATATGTTGATGTAACCCCGTTTGCACGGTGAGTTTTTTAGGtgtttatataaaattttactgtaaattactgtagaaatttttaaaaaaattttcgaagtgtgttttttttttgaatattttgaagtgtatagtttaaaaactctgAAAAGTTTTTTAAAGTTACTGtagctaaaatttttaaaaaacttgtagcagacaaacttggctTCCAAACGGGTATCACTAAAGTGGCAtatgaatttagttttttaTGCTAAAATTTCAAACCTGATGGAATTCTTCACTCAACTTTGTTAAGCAATTTTGGTTAATAATATCTTCTTTtatcaaaataagaaagaacaaaaaagcaaaaaaaaaaaaaacctgtttCAAACTAATACACGATTAGTGCCTAAGTGAGGGCTGGTAGGAGCTATCCTTTTTCATTTCCCGTTGTTCTTTTGGTCCTTCATTGTGGTCAAAACTTATTTGTTATGCTTGTCATATatgcattttttaaaattcactTGGCTACGagttatcttttttttctttttcttaatcttcctaaaggaaaacaaaaaaaaaaaaggattgatGTCTGAGTTAGTATTAAGGGATTTATATTATCATAAAACTACTGTAATCATAATAGCTTGTGATCTAgcatgaaaaatttgaagataTTAGTAGTCTTTTGTTATAGACTGTTTGTATTTGATAACTTTCAATATTTAATATCTTAAAAAAGAGAACAAATAAAGTAACCGTTAGCAAAAGTGTGCCTAAAGTTGCTTGTTTTTCAACCTTAGCCTCAAAATTCAAAATCGAAATGACCGTTGCACTATCTCCTTCAATTGAAGTAGCGCTTCTTGAAATGGAGGTCAGACCCCATCATCTAAGAACTCTATCTTCCAATCTCTCTTCCTAAGGTCATCTTTTCAAGAACCCCCTTAATTCATCCGTGAAATTCTGTTATCGATCTTGATTGAAACATGGCGCTGAGACCTCCTGATGATGATTTACCAATCCCATCAGAAAGACCAAAAAAGCAGGCCAAAATTGCAGTCACAGCCGAGAAACAACAGCCTGATTATGGAGTAAATGATGAAAATAAACCTCCACAGGCAACTGCTGATGCCTCCGTTGATTATATCCCTTCTGAAAATCTCAAACCTATTGCTGACCCAGAAGCCGAAGTCCGAGTAGTCCTAACCTCCCTACCTGCTTTTCGAAAAATTGGCTTTTC
This Coffea arabica cultivar ET-39 chromosome 3e, Coffea Arabica ET-39 HiFi, whole genome shotgun sequence DNA region includes the following protein-coding sequences:
- the LOC113738102 gene encoding uncharacterized protein isoform X2 encodes the protein METHYPNATLTRQHHHQRTVQNQRPYSHSGGAGGGPSPSIEMPKQPSHTPSDNDQSSASELRAAALDCNLTSLCDHIQLEGFNNGAFSDVIVHAMGSTYHLHRLILSRSSYFRNMLQGPWREANAPILTLHVDDSNVNGEAISIALAYLYGHHPTLTDNNAFRVLAAASFLDLQDLCAFCTDFIVSELWTSNFLAYQVFAESQDYGIYGERVRNACWGYLCQSGAIELKEVLPKLSSQTLHALLTSDELWVPSEEKRFELALYALLAKGALGKVENEDSGNCSSEVGKADYADDSIGSGNNLIEDCPKRLELELGCIDLKDEHEGQNAAHNILVELADQVVDSHSEVQSCKQKVQQTACEQSNTVAEYRSKLGQASSSSSFPYTGGGTGSSCSNFEMPSGVRPCGLGGSTMAMEGPSEEDSCYQLNNNSWLPGDERHSMSMNFSRDASLSSEWGRCNMPPLSWGGRTVGRREVKSCLTGHDGLSREYYDAFVSIFEAGTLLYCNMSFEALLSVRRQLEEMGFPCKAVNDGLWLQMLLSQRVQEIGAETCKNCCLTSMVCACRQPYGYPCSVPATGYYMQDHDQSNPSSDIGNVFVTGSVQGEGNGHFRPVRVHIRGPIDGLAGIGRGTTCVPAAAWTPTRFVFSRVPFGMGSRNCQQSIGNDDPENRAEQNGDLAGDGLTALVGLSQGGSHMGNIHGEQIPRDYETELQSRLVDSSVTGPSTSGRHMQMLDSSEHDIGIEWQSTNNGISLDMKTPLSHFPPFRFAVEFQDVHRLGDGQVKHSPEVFYAGSLWKVSVQAFSDEDPQGRRTLGLFLHRRKAEIAGTVRKVHMYVDSREKVTARYQLICPSKREVMVFGSFKQTGTLLPKAPKGWGWRTALLFDELGDLLQNGALRVAAVVQLM
- the LOC113738102 gene encoding uncharacterized protein isoform X1, which codes for METHYPNATLTRQHHHQRTVQNQRPYSHSGGAGGGPSPSIEMPKQPSHTPSDNDQSSASELRAAALDCNLTSLCDHIQLEGFNNGAFSDVIVHAMGSTYHLHRLILSRSSYFRNMLQGPWREANAPILTLHVDDSNVNGEAISIALAYLYGHHPTLTDNNAFRVLAAASFLDLQDLCAFCTDFIVSELWTSNFLAYQVFAESQDYGIYGERVRNACWGYLCQSGAIELKEVLPKLSSQTLHALLTSDELWVPSEEKRFELALYALLAKGALGKVENEDSGNCSSEVGKADYADDSIGSGNNLIEDCPKRLELELGCIDLKDEHEGQNAAHNILVELADQVVDSHSEVQSCKQKVQQTACEQSNTVAEYRSKLGQASSSSSFPYTGGGTGSSCSNFEMPSGVRPCGLGGSTMAMEGPSEEDSCYQLNNNSWLPGDERHSMSMNFSRDASLSSEWGRCNMPPLSWGGRTVGRREVKSCLTGHDGLSREYYDAFVSIFEAGTLLYCNMSFEALLSVRRQLEEMGFPCKAVNDGLWLQMLLSQRVQEIGAETCKNCCLTSMVCACRQPYGYPCSVPATGYYMQDHDQSNPSSDIGNVFVTGSVQGEGNGHFRPVRVHIRGPIDGLAGIGRGTTCVPAAAWTPTRFVFSRVPFGMGSRNCQQSIGNDDPENRAEQNGDLAGDGLTALVGLSQGGSHMGNIHGEQIPRDYETELQSRLVDSSVTGPSTSGRHMQMLDSSEHDIGIEWQSTNNGISLDMKTPLSHFPPFRFAVEFQDVHRLGDGQVKHSPEVFYAGSLWKVSVQAFSDEDPQGRRTLGLFLHRRKAEIAGTVRKVHMYVDSREKVTARYQLICPSKREVMVFGSFKQTGTLLPKAPKGWGWRTALLFDELGDLLQNGALRVAAVVQLI